Genomic DNA from Candidatus Dadabacteria bacterium:
TCGGCCTCCCCGATAGCCAAGGCCATAATGATTTCATCGGACTGCCCCGTCACAGATAAAAGGAAAATCTAATCTACTTTCTGGCGCTGAACTTCAGGCCCGTCTCGTTTCTGTCCCAGGTATTCTCGGTGATTTCCTTTATCTCGGCGACCTTGACCTTCTGGGTCGCGGTTACCGGGAATCCATCCTCGTAAACCTCTATGAATCTGGGCACCATGGCCACTATAACCCTTTCGGCCATCCATTTGGAGAACTCAATCGGATCAAATTCCTCGCCCACCTTGAGCGTAACGCAGAGCTTGATCTCGTCATCCGAAACGTTCGGGAGCCTTATACCGACCGCAATGGCTTCCTGAATCGCGGGATATTGCATCGCCTCGTCCCCGACGGCTACCGGATCCACATTTTCGCCTGAAACCCTGATGCGGCTGAACCTTCCGACAAAATAGTATCTCCCATCGATACCTCTAGCGAAAAGATCGTCCGAATTGAAGAAGCCGTCATCGTCAAAGGCCTCCCTGGTTCTTCTCTCATCCTTGAAATATTCATTCAGGGTCGTATGCGGAACAAGCGGCTTTACGAAAAGAAGCCCCTTGGCGTCGTCGGGAGGAGTAATGTCGTCGGTAGAGTCCCAGAACGGTCTTACCACCGTATCGATGTCTTCGGGATTTCTGAGCTCGACGTAATACCCCTCCATGGGGAAACCGGATGAACCCGGGCGGTGATCCTCGGGATCTTTCCAGAGAACCATACCCATCTCGGTCGAACCGTATCCGTCTATTACCCTGACTCCGAACCTTTCCTGGAACTCCTTCAAATTCCTAGGAGCAGGGGAGCCCAGCATTATCCTTACGTTGTGCTTCTGATCCCACTCGCTCTCAGGCGCGGCCCAGAGGTACTCGGCTACCGCTCCCAGCATGTTAACGCATGTAGCGCCGCATCCGGCCGCCCATTTCCAGAAATTGGAAGCTGAGAACCTGGGGAAAAACACGGCAGTCCCACCGGACGCCATGGCGCTGAAAAGGCACATTACCTGCGCGTTGGCGTGACCGAGTGAAAGTATGCTCATGAGCACGTCGTCGCTCCTTATTCCCTGCTGCTGCAGATAAGAACGGACTGTCATGATTACTCCTCCGTGGTCTCTGGCAACCCCTTTCGGCATCCCCGTGGTACCGGACGTGAACATACATCTCTCCATGTCGGCAGTGGTAACGTCCACCCCGGGATTAGTATCGTCATAACTATCAAATTCTGAAAAAGGAAGCGCCTTTATGCCTCCGATTTTTTCAGGTGCATTGTCAACCGTCACGAAAACTGCTTCAAGATGCTCCAGACTGTCGCCGATTTCCTCTATGAAAGGAATGCTCCCCTCGTCAATAATGAGGGCTCTCATGTCCGAGTAGTTGATTACGTAAGCAAGTCTTTCCCCCTTCTCGTCCTTGTTTACCGGAACCTGGACACCGCCGCACTTGTGTATGGCGATAATAGATATCACGTGCTCAGAACAGTTGAGCATGTACATGCCGACCTTGTCCCCTTTATTTATTCCGAACCCTTGGGCAAGACCGTTTGCCACCCTGTTGGCCCACGCGTTGGTTTCCGCATAAGTGTAGCTCTCCACGATGTTTCCGTCTCTGTCTCCGACCTTGAACATTGCCTTGTCGGGAAACATCTCGGCACCCTTCTCAAGATTTGTGGTTATCGGCTGCCAAAGTGAAGTATCTTCGAATTTGCCAAAGGGAAGATCTCCGCTTCCCAGATATACGCCATCGCGCGGTTTGAATAATAATTGCATTTACTGTAACCTCCTGAACAGTCTTGTAGCATTTGGAAATGAAAAAAACACCCGGACTATTATAGGTTAATCGGTGTCTCATTGCAAACCCCGTTTTTTTCCGGTTCCTGAAAAAATCTCCGGCCTGCCGTATAAGGCCTGAATCCTGCTTCTGGTATATGGAAAT
This window encodes:
- a CDS encoding AMP-binding protein, which gives rise to MQLLFKPRDGVYLGSGDLPFGKFEDTSLWQPITTNLEKGAEMFPDKAMFKVGDRDGNIVESYTYAETNAWANRVANGLAQGFGINKGDKVGMYMLNCSEHVISIIAIHKCGGVQVPVNKDEKGERLAYVINYSDMRALIIDEGSIPFIEEIGDSLEHLEAVFVTVDNAPEKIGGIKALPFSEFDSYDDTNPGVDVTTADMERCMFTSGTTGMPKGVARDHGGVIMTVRSYLQQQGIRSDDVLMSILSLGHANAQVMCLFSAMASGGTAVFFPRFSASNFWKWAAGCGATCVNMLGAVAEYLWAAPESEWDQKHNVRIMLGSPAPRNLKEFQERFGVRVIDGYGSTEMGMVLWKDPEDHRPGSSGFPMEGYYVELRNPEDIDTVVRPFWDSTDDITPPDDAKGLLFVKPLVPHTTLNEYFKDERRTREAFDDDGFFNSDDLFARGIDGRYYFVGRFSRIRVSGENVDPVAVGDEAMQYPAIQEAIAVGIRLPNVSDDEIKLCVTLKVGEEFDPIEFSKWMAERVIVAMVPRFIEVYEDGFPVTATQKVKVAEIKEITENTWDRNETGLKFSARK